A single Providencia manganoxydans DNA region contains:
- the ampC gene encoding class C beta-lactamase: MFRQGRLFIALGLALTSLSASALTQQQVDDIIKPLMKQEQIPGMSVAISVDGKQQIFHYGVQSRQTQVAVSDKTLYEIGSLSKTFTATLAAYAQTQGKLDFNQRVSYYLPALKNSAFDRVTIMNLATHTSGLSLFVPNGVITHEQLIAYYQKWLPEKAIGEYRSYSNLGVGLLGIITAKQLNMPFSQAMEKMLLPSLGLKHTYVNVPKSQEQYYAQGYNKQDQPVRVTPEILDAEAYGLKSNAKDLIRFLEINMQTTKVSKPWQEAIEDTHTGVYLTDSFVQNMMWESYPWPVSLSQLLQGNRDEMALKPQKVELIKPVMAPEIRAYYNKTGSTNGFATYAVFIPEERTAIVMLSNKWIPIPKRITASYQLLEKIDR; encoded by the coding sequence ATTTTTCGTCAGGGGCGGCTTTTTATCGCTTTAGGTTTAGCACTGACATCCCTTTCTGCTTCCGCGCTGACACAACAACAAGTTGATGACATTATTAAACCGCTAATGAAGCAAGAACAGATCCCAGGTATGTCTGTCGCTATTTCTGTTGATGGCAAACAACAAATCTTCCATTACGGCGTGCAATCAAGACAAACTCAAGTCGCCGTCAGTGATAAAACCCTCTATGAAATTGGTTCATTATCAAAAACCTTTACAGCCACCCTTGCTGCTTACGCGCAAACACAGGGAAAATTGGATTTCAACCAAAGGGTTAGCTATTACTTACCTGCATTAAAAAACAGCGCGTTTGATCGCGTAACTATAATGAATCTAGCAACACATACATCAGGATTATCATTATTTGTCCCCAATGGCGTAATAACCCATGAGCAATTAATAGCTTATTATCAAAAGTGGCTACCTGAGAAAGCAATCGGTGAATACCGCTCTTATTCAAACCTTGGTGTTGGCCTACTTGGGATCATCACAGCAAAACAACTCAATATGCCATTCTCTCAAGCGATGGAAAAAATGCTGCTACCATCACTGGGTTTGAAGCATACTTATGTCAATGTGCCAAAAAGCCAAGAGCAGTATTATGCACAGGGTTATAACAAGCAGGATCAGCCGGTACGGGTTACCCCTGAAATTCTGGATGCGGAAGCCTATGGTTTGAAGTCCAATGCTAAAGACTTGATCCGCTTTTTGGAGATCAATATGCAAACCACTAAGGTATCAAAACCTTGGCAAGAAGCGATTGAAGACACTCATACAGGGGTTTATCTGACAGACTCATTTGTACAAAATATGATGTGGGAAAGCTATCCATGGCCGGTCTCACTTTCACAATTACTGCAAGGCAATCGTGATGAGATGGCGTTAAAACCGCAAAAAGTTGAATTGATCAAACCCGTAATGGCACCTGAAATACGCGCCTATTACAATAAAACTGGATCAACCAATGGCTTTGCCACTTACGCAGTATTTATACCTGAAGAAAGAACAGCCATCGTAATGCTATCCAACAAATGGATACCTATTCCTAAGCGTATAACGGCTAGCTATCAGTTGTTAGAGAAAATCGATCGCTGA
- a CDS encoding LysR family transcriptional regulator — translation MTDSYRHRLPLNALRAFEASARHLSFTRAGLELSVTQAAVSQQVRLLEEQLGVVLFIRLPRGLALTDEGLALLPVLSRSFDQIESLLQQFEDGHYHEVLSVSVVGTFAVGWLLPRLAAFADLYPYIDLRIMTHNNVVNLAAEGVDFAIRFGEGLWPLAENTPLFSAAHTVLCSEKIANKLSHPLDLKEHNLMRSYRKDEWEKWQIAADLEPWRVKGPIFDSSRLMVEAALLTDSIALAPSCMFEHELSAGTLVQPFETSVTLGGYWLSRLKSRPVTSAMMIFQNWLLAEVK, via the coding sequence ATGACAGATAGCTATCGTCACCGCCTTCCTTTAAATGCCTTAAGAGCATTTGAGGCTTCAGCGAGACATTTAAGTTTTACGCGAGCGGGGTTAGAGTTAAGTGTTACTCAGGCCGCAGTAAGCCAACAGGTGCGTTTACTTGAAGAGCAACTCGGAGTGGTATTATTTATTCGTTTGCCGAGAGGACTTGCGCTAACAGATGAAGGGTTAGCCTTACTCCCCGTTTTGAGCCGTTCTTTTGATCAAATAGAGTCTTTGTTGCAGCAATTTGAAGATGGTCATTACCATGAGGTGCTGAGTGTTTCGGTCGTGGGAACATTTGCTGTTGGTTGGCTATTGCCTCGATTAGCGGCCTTTGCTGATCTTTATCCGTATATTGATTTACGTATCATGACGCATAACAACGTGGTCAATTTAGCCGCAGAAGGCGTCGATTTTGCCATCCGTTTTGGTGAAGGCTTGTGGCCATTAGCTGAAAATACACCTTTGTTTTCGGCGGCTCATACGGTGCTGTGTTCTGAAAAAATCGCAAACAAACTCAGTCATCCCTTAGATCTTAAAGAGCATAATTTGATGCGTTCTTATCGTAAAGATGAGTGGGAAAAATGGCAGATTGCAGCCGATCTTGAACCATGGCGCGTCAAAGGGCCGATATTTGATTCATCAAGGTTAATGGTTGAAGCGGCATTATTGACTGACAGTATCGCTTTAGCACCTAGTTGCATGTTTGAACATGAGCTCAGTGCAGGAACATTAGTACAACCTTTTGAGACGAGTGTGACGCTTGGCGGGTACTGGTTGAGCCGTTTAAAATCACGTCCGGTGACCTCAGCCATGATGATTTTTCAAAATTGGCTACTGGCTGAGGTGAAATGA
- the glnG gene encoding nitrogen regulation protein NR(I) produces MQQGKIWVVDDDSSIRWVLERALNSASFQCTCFDSADSVLEALEHGQPDVLLSDIRMPGVDGLALLNQLKQSHPLLPIIIMTAHSDLDAAVNAYQSGAFDYLPKPFDIDETVALVERALSHSREQNHIEKDSKLKTDSVSSTMIGEAPAMQDVYRIIGRLSRSSISVLINGESGTGKELVAHALHQHSPRANGPFIALNMAAIPKDLIESELFGHEKGAFTGATQVRQGRFEQANGGSLFLDEIGDMPLDIQTRLLRVLAEGQFYRIGGYTPVKVDVRIIAATHQDLEKRVKEGLFREDLFHRLNVIRVQLPPLRERTEDIPRLAHYFLQNTAKELGVDSKVLHPDSLHILQHYYWSGNVRQLENVCRWLTVMAASQEILPQDLPEDLLDNRHQEDVTTSPMPSNVPWFELLERWTRDALADGKENLLAQTTPLMEHTMLNCALKYTKGHKQEAARLLGWGRNTLTRKLKELGIE; encoded by the coding sequence ATGCAACAGGGAAAAATTTGGGTTGTTGATGATGACAGTTCTATCCGCTGGGTGCTTGAAAGAGCACTTAATAGCGCATCATTTCAATGTACCTGTTTTGATAGTGCCGATAGTGTCCTTGAGGCCTTAGAACATGGCCAACCTGATGTATTGTTATCAGACATTCGCATGCCGGGTGTCGATGGTTTAGCGTTACTCAATCAGCTAAAACAATCTCACCCACTGCTACCTATTATTATTATGACCGCACACTCTGATCTTGATGCAGCGGTCAATGCTTATCAATCAGGTGCTTTTGATTATTTACCCAAACCTTTTGATATCGATGAAACCGTTGCTTTAGTTGAACGTGCGTTAAGCCATAGTCGAGAGCAAAATCACATAGAAAAAGACAGTAAACTAAAGACTGACAGCGTATCTTCCACCATGATTGGTGAAGCACCCGCGATGCAGGATGTTTATCGCATCATTGGTCGCCTCTCTCGTTCATCGATTAGTGTCCTTATTAATGGCGAGTCAGGTACCGGTAAAGAGCTCGTTGCACATGCCCTACACCAGCACAGCCCACGTGCTAATGGGCCTTTTATTGCGCTTAACATGGCTGCGATCCCCAAAGATTTGATTGAATCCGAACTGTTTGGCCACGAAAAAGGGGCATTTACTGGGGCAACACAAGTCAGACAAGGGCGTTTCGAACAAGCGAATGGCGGCTCGTTGTTCTTGGATGAAATTGGTGACATGCCTTTAGATATTCAAACTCGGCTATTGCGCGTACTCGCTGAAGGGCAATTTTATCGTATTGGCGGTTATACACCGGTGAAAGTCGATGTACGGATTATTGCAGCAACTCACCAAGATCTCGAAAAACGGGTAAAAGAAGGCTTATTCCGCGAAGATTTATTTCATCGCTTAAATGTCATTCGAGTCCAATTACCGCCATTAAGAGAAAGAACTGAAGATATTCCACGCCTTGCCCACTACTTTTTACAAAATACCGCCAAAGAATTGGGTGTTGATAGCAAGGTACTACATCCAGATAGCCTGCATATTCTCCAACACTATTATTGGTCTGGTAATGTTAGGCAGTTAGAAAATGTCTGCCGTTGGTTGACTGTCATGGCTGCCAGCCAAGAGATCCTCCCACAAGATTTGCCAGAGGATTTATTGGATAATCGTCATCAAGAAGATGTAACGACCTCACCAATGCCTAGCAATGTGCCATGGTTTGAGTTACTTGAGCGCTGGACTCGAGATGCACTTGCCGATGGTAAAGAAAACTTACTTGCACAAACCACACCGTTAATGGAGCACACCATGCTGAATTGTGCATTGAAATACACCAAAGGACATAAGCAAGAAGCTGCACGTTTACTCGGTTGGGGCCGTAATACATTAACGCGTAAATTAAAAGAGTTGGGGATCGAATAA
- the glnL gene encoding nitrogen regulation protein NR(II) has product MKTEHLPAPEYILDSLLNSVLIVDYDLVIHYANHAALQILAQSQRKIYGTPLPVLCSYCSLNDELMINSLKEGHSFTDNEVTLVFNNHSHVMSLSAQPFSAQFILLELSQLDSQRRLSQEQAQNAQQLAARELIRGLAHEIKNPLGGLRGAAQLLAKALPEPQLNEYTQVIIEQADRLRALVDRLLGPQYPGPKTQQSIHHSAENIARLVSLEKPDNVNLIRDYDPSLPDLEYYPDQIEQVLLNIIRNALQALADTGGTITLRTRTAFQVMLQGERYRLAARIDIEDDGPGIPLSLQDTLFYPMVSGRAGGTGLGLSIVHSLIDQHSGKIEFTSWPGHTEFSIYLPIKK; this is encoded by the coding sequence ATGAAAACCGAACATTTGCCAGCACCAGAGTACATCCTTGATTCACTGTTAAACAGCGTCTTAATCGTTGATTATGACCTAGTGATCCATTACGCCAATCACGCTGCACTGCAAATCCTCGCACAAAGCCAACGCAAAATATATGGTACTCCATTACCTGTACTCTGTAGTTATTGTTCATTAAATGATGAGTTAATGATTAATAGCCTAAAGGAAGGTCATAGCTTTACAGATAATGAGGTCACCTTAGTATTTAATAATCATTCCCATGTAATGTCGTTAAGCGCGCAGCCTTTTTCAGCACAATTTATTTTGCTGGAGCTTTCCCAACTCGATAGTCAACGCCGCCTCAGCCAAGAGCAGGCACAGAATGCTCAGCAACTGGCAGCAAGAGAGTTGATCCGCGGTCTAGCCCACGAAATTAAAAATCCATTGGGTGGATTAAGAGGTGCAGCTCAATTGCTTGCTAAAGCGTTACCTGAACCCCAACTTAATGAGTATACCCAAGTCATCATCGAGCAAGCTGATAGGCTAAGAGCCTTGGTTGATCGGTTGCTCGGCCCACAATACCCCGGGCCAAAAACACAGCAAAGTATTCATCATAGCGCTGAAAATATTGCTCGTTTAGTTTCATTAGAAAAACCAGATAATGTGAATTTGATCCGCGATTACGACCCTAGTTTGCCTGATCTGGAATACTATCCAGATCAAATAGAGCAAGTTCTACTAAATATTATTCGTAATGCCTTACAAGCACTCGCAGATACTGGTGGTACCATCACACTACGCACACGCACTGCTTTTCAAGTTATGTTGCAAGGTGAACGTTATCGACTCGCTGCACGTATTGATATTGAAGATGATGGACCGGGGATCCCACTGTCTCTCCAAGATACGCTGTTTTATCCGATGGTCAGCGGCCGAGCGGGAGGTACTGGACTCGGTTTATCTATTGTACACAGCTTAATTGATCAACATTCAGGCAAAATTGAATTTACCAGTTGGCCCGGTCATACCGAGTTTTCTATTTATCTGCCAATTAAAAAATAG
- the glnA gene encoding glutamate--ammonia ligase produces the protein MSAEHVLSLIEEHKVKFIDLRFTDTKGKEQHITIPAHQVNEDFFEEGKMFDGSSIGGWKGINESDMVLMPDPSTAMLDPFFADPTLIIRCDILEPGTMQGYDRDPRSISQRAEDFLRSSGIADTVLFGPEPEFFIFDDIRFGNSMHNSFYQIDDIEAAWNTGTKYEGGNKGHRPGVKGGYFPVPPVDSSQDLRSAMCTTMEEMGLVVEAHHHEVATAGQNEVACRFNTMTKKADETQIYKYVVHNVAHAYGKTATFMPKPLVGDNGSGMHCHMSLSKDGINLFAGDKYGGLSEMALYYIGGIIKHARALNAFTNPTTNSYKRLVPGYEAPVMLAYSARNRSASIRIPVVASTKARRIEVRFPDPAANPYLAFAAQLMAGLDGIINKIHPGDAMDKNLYDLPPEEAKEIPTVAGSLEEALAELDKNREFLTRGGVFTNDAIDAYIELLRGDIQRVRMTPHPLEFEMYYSV, from the coding sequence ATGTCCGCAGAACACGTTTTATCGCTGATAGAAGAGCACAAAGTAAAATTTATCGATTTGCGTTTTACTGATACAAAAGGTAAAGAGCAACATATCACCATCCCTGCTCACCAAGTCAACGAAGATTTCTTTGAAGAAGGTAAAATGTTTGATGGTTCATCAATTGGTGGCTGGAAAGGCATCAACGAATCTGACATGGTACTGATGCCAGATCCATCAACAGCGATGCTTGACCCGTTCTTCGCTGATCCTACACTAATTATTCGCTGTGACATTCTTGAGCCGGGCACCATGCAAGGCTATGACCGCGACCCACGTTCAATTTCTCAACGCGCTGAAGATTTTCTGCGTTCAAGTGGCATCGCGGATACCGTTCTGTTTGGCCCTGAGCCTGAATTCTTTATCTTTGATGACATCCGCTTCGGTAATAGCATGCATAATAGCTTCTACCAAATCGATGATATCGAAGCAGCTTGGAACACTGGCACTAAATATGAAGGTGGCAACAAAGGCCATCGTCCGGGTGTTAAAGGCGGTTATTTCCCAGTACCACCCGTCGATTCCTCACAAGATCTACGCTCTGCAATGTGTACCACGATGGAAGAAATGGGCTTAGTCGTTGAAGCTCACCACCATGAAGTTGCCACAGCAGGCCAAAACGAAGTGGCATGCCGCTTTAATACGATGACCAAAAAAGCGGATGAAACCCAGATCTATAAGTATGTTGTGCATAACGTCGCTCACGCTTATGGTAAAACAGCAACCTTTATGCCAAAACCATTAGTTGGTGATAACGGCTCAGGTATGCACTGCCATATGTCGCTGTCAAAAGATGGTATCAACCTGTTTGCGGGTGACAAATACGGCGGTTTATCTGAAATGGCACTGTACTATATTGGCGGGATCATCAAGCATGCTCGCGCACTGAATGCCTTCACGAACCCTACAACTAATTCATACAAGCGTTTAGTTCCGGGTTATGAAGCACCCGTTATGTTAGCTTATTCTGCGCGTAACCGCTCTGCATCAATCCGTATCCCTGTGGTTGCAAGCACCAAAGCACGTCGTATCGAAGTTCGCTTCCCAGATCCAGCAGCAAACCCATACTTAGCGTTTGCAGCACAGCTAATGGCTGGCCTTGATGGGATCATCAACAAGATCCACCCGGGTGATGCAATGGATAAAAACCTGTATGACTTGCCACCAGAAGAAGCAAAAGAAATTCCAACTGTGGCTGGCTCATTAGAAGAAGCATTAGCTGAATTGGATAAAAACCGCGAGTTCTTAACCCGTGGCGGTGTTTTCACTAATGATGCTATTGATGCTTATATCGAGTTGCTGCGTGGCGACATTCAACGTGTCCGCATGACGCCACACCCATTAGAATTTGAAATGTACTACAGTGTGTAA
- a CDS encoding tetratricopeptide repeat protein, with protein MSTQSYASNTDASIKIIKSSLSSFQLYIGNYYLVKNHYYSKKYYLLSAENGNSEAQTTVGDLYIKGELFATDYKKAMKWLMKASESNNPKAQAYIGYLYSQGLGVEKNYDNALKWYLKSAKQDFGLAQNNIGSLYYDGNGVQQDYQAAMEWYQKAEKNGYTSSANNIAYLYQHGLGVDIDYKKAMEWYLKSASKNDAGAMYNIGYLYEKGLGVPVDIEKAKEWYDKAYSLGLDIARSRLNLLKIKTQNKHDS; from the coding sequence ATGAGTACTCAATCTTATGCTTCTAACACAGATGCCAGTATAAAAATAATAAAATCCTCTCTCTCAAGCTTTCAATTATATATTGGAAATTATTATCTTGTTAAAAATCACTATTACTCTAAAAAATATTATTTATTATCAGCCGAAAATGGAAATTCCGAAGCTCAAACAACTGTAGGTGATCTTTATATAAAAGGAGAGTTATTTGCCACTGATTATAAAAAAGCCATGAAATGGCTAATGAAGGCATCTGAAAGTAATAATCCTAAAGCTCAAGCCTATATTGGTTACTTGTATAGTCAAGGTTTAGGCGTTGAAAAAAATTATGATAATGCATTAAAATGGTATTTAAAATCGGCAAAACAAGATTTTGGATTAGCGCAAAATAATATCGGCTCTTTATACTATGATGGTAATGGAGTACAACAAGACTACCAAGCGGCAATGGAATGGTATCAAAAAGCAGAAAAAAATGGCTATACAAGTTCAGCAAATAACATAGCCTATCTCTATCAACACGGTTTAGGCGTAGATATTGATTACAAAAAGGCGATGGAATGGTATTTAAAATCCGCATCTAAAAATGATGCTGGTGCTATGTATAATATTGGTTACCTATATGAAAAAGGGCTTGGCGTACCTGTAGATATCGAAAAAGCTAAAGAGTGGTATGATAAAGCTTATTCATTAGGATTGGATATCGCTAGATCCAGACTAAATTTATTAAAAATAAAAACACAAAATAAGCATGATAGTTGA
- a CDS encoding alpha/beta hydrolase family protein yields the protein MLNGIYQHIKSKLFLFLGLMLACLYAVPAVSDNLKAGQLLTSRLLDSGTRYENAEKEYLISYLSTSPNNELVTVFGRIAIPKGTAPEKGYPVLSWGNGTTGVAPQCSPSLDNNPDRDAYLNTALAHGYAVLRTDYARWGADGPRLELNGQSNANNIADIVSAAHQLPENLANEWVAVGHSLGGGAVLWTASLPPNEKYPLKGAVALAPVGPGVLKFIESVAEGSAPKEAQFFIAVTVLGAKATDPSIDINKLADNSILPQFDAAQHMCVGELAALKPLPQGKYLKEGADLDKVKRFLLAQDPSSLKLNVPVLLIQGSEDKTTVTPETTKQMMQALCNSGNNVLYKEYAGQTHRSVIDASKKNTFDFIQKISSPELMNETVKENGLLGCEASKL from the coding sequence ATGCTAAATGGCATCTATCAGCACATTAAATCGAAATTGTTCTTATTCTTAGGACTGATGCTTGCTTGTCTATATGCAGTTCCTGCTGTTTCGGATAATTTAAAGGCAGGGCAGTTATTAACTAGCCGCTTATTAGATTCAGGCACCCGCTATGAGAACGCAGAAAAAGAATATCTTATTTCTTATCTTTCCACGTCACCAAATAATGAGCTTGTTACCGTTTTTGGCCGCATTGCGATACCGAAAGGCACCGCACCTGAAAAGGGTTATCCTGTTCTGAGCTGGGGAAATGGGACAACAGGTGTCGCCCCACAGTGCTCGCCTTCGCTAGATAATAACCCTGATAGAGATGCTTATTTGAATACAGCGTTGGCACATGGCTATGCTGTACTGCGTACTGATTATGCTAGGTGGGGGGCTGATGGTCCGCGTTTAGAGCTGAATGGGCAAAGCAATGCGAATAATATTGCAGACATCGTTTCTGCGGCTCATCAACTTCCTGAAAATTTGGCAAATGAATGGGTGGCAGTTGGACATAGTTTAGGTGGTGGTGCTGTATTGTGGACTGCAAGTTTACCACCAAATGAAAAATACCCGCTAAAAGGTGCTGTAGCGCTTGCACCAGTCGGGCCTGGAGTACTCAAGTTTATTGAGTCAGTTGCAGAGGGCTCTGCGCCTAAAGAGGCACAATTCTTTATTGCTGTCACTGTGCTTGGTGCGAAGGCGACAGACCCATCAATAGACATTAATAAGCTTGCAGATAACTCGATATTGCCTCAGTTTGATGCGGCGCAACACATGTGTGTAGGGGAGTTGGCTGCATTAAAACCATTGCCTCAGGGTAAATACTTAAAAGAGGGTGCGGATTTGGATAAGGTTAAACGGTTTTTATTAGCACAAGATCCATCCTCCTTAAAATTAAATGTGCCGGTTTTACTCATCCAAGGCTCAGAAGATAAAACAACAGTCACACCAGAAACAACGAAACAGATGATGCAGGCACTGTGCAACAGCGGCAATAACGTATTATATAAAGAATATGCAGGGCAGACTCATCGCTCGGTGATTGATGCTTCGAAGAAGAACACATTTGATTTTATACAAAAAATTAGCTCACCTGAGTTAATGAATGAAACTGTAAAAGAGAATGGGTTATTGGGCTGCGAAGCCTCTAAGCTATAA
- a CDS encoding PadR family transcriptional regulator: MRIHSCRHVYHSRHEDGHGHQCCHGEGHGHDEGRHCHGEGRGHGEGRHCHGEGRGHGEGRHCHGEGRGHGEGRRKARGLRRLFDHGDLHIMVLSLVAKKPSYGYEIIKDIQEASSGLYVPSPGVIYPTLTLLEEQGFLESEIVERNRKSFKITAEGAEHLQLNQETEATIFRKLAKARDMQHGGNLAEDIEMAVHRFKALLRHKMVLKQLNETQTRQIAQIINDAVQQIEQVNTLLTDHDVE; the protein is encoded by the coding sequence ATGCGAATTCATTCTTGCCGTCATGTTTATCATTCACGCCATGAAGACGGACATGGTCACCAATGTTGTCATGGCGAAGGTCATGGACATGATGAAGGTCGTCATTGTCACGGCGAAGGTCGTGGACACGGTGAAGGTCGTCACTGTCACGGCGAAGGTCGTGGGCATGGTGAAGGTCGTCACTGTCACGGCGAAGGTCGTGGGCATGGTGAAGGTCGCCGTAAAGCTCGTGGACTACGCCGTTTATTCGATCACGGTGATTTACACATTATGGTACTTTCGTTGGTCGCTAAAAAACCAAGCTATGGTTACGAAATCATTAAAGATATTCAAGAAGCTTCTAGTGGTCTTTATGTCCCAAGCCCTGGTGTCATTTACCCTACTCTCACGTTACTTGAAGAACAAGGTTTTCTTGAATCAGAAATCGTAGAGCGTAATCGTAAAAGCTTTAAGATCACCGCTGAAGGTGCTGAGCACTTACAGCTTAACCAAGAAACGGAAGCAACAATTTTTCGTAAACTCGCAAAAGCACGTGATATGCAACACGGCGGCAATTTAGCTGAGGATATCGAAATGGCGGTTCATCGTTTCAAAGCACTATTACGCCATAAAATGGTACTCAAGCAGCTAAATGAAACACAAACTCGCCAAATAGCCCAGATCATTAATGATGCTGTACAACAGATAGAGCAAGTCAATACTCTGCTCACCGACCATGATGTTGAATAG
- the typA gene encoding ribosome-dependent GTPase TypA produces MSIQNLRNIAIIAHVDHGKTTLVGKLLQQSGTFGERETVDERVMDSNDLEKERGITILAKNTAIQWNGYHINIVDTPGHADFGGEVERVMSMVDCVLLVVDAMDGPMPQTRFVTQKAFDHGLRPIVVINKVDRPGARPDWVVDQVFDLFVNLGATDEQLDFPIVYASALNGIAGLDHTDMAEDMTPLYEAIVEHVEPPKVDLEGPFQMQVSQLDYNSYLGVIGIGRIKRGVVKPNQQVTVIDSEGKTRNGKIGKVLTHLGLERIDSQQAEAGDIVALTGLGELNISDTICNVGNVEALPALAVDEPTVSMFYCVNTSPFCGREGKYVTSRQILDRLNKELVHNVALRVEETQDPDAFRVSGRGELHLSVLIENMRREGFELAVSRPKVIYREVDGRKQEPFEQVTLDVEEQHQGDVMKALGERKGDLRDMMPDGKGRVRLDYIIPSRGLIGFRTEFMTMTSGTGLLYSTFSHYDDVRPGEIGGRQNGVLISNGQGKAVAYALYSLQDRGKLFLGHGAEVYEGQIIGIHSRSNDLTVNCLTGKKLTNMRASGTDEATTLSPPIKMTLEQALEFIDDDELVEVTPQSIRLRKRHLTENDRRRASRSKED; encoded by the coding sequence TTGTCAATTCAAAACTTAAGAAATATCGCCATCATCGCTCACGTTGACCATGGCAAGACAACACTGGTTGGTAAATTATTGCAGCAATCGGGCACGTTCGGTGAACGTGAAACTGTCGATGAGCGTGTTATGGACTCCAATGACTTGGAGAAAGAGCGTGGTATTACCATCCTTGCTAAAAACACCGCTATCCAATGGAATGGTTATCACATCAATATCGTAGACACCCCAGGCCACGCCGATTTCGGTGGTGAGGTTGAGCGCGTTATGTCTATGGTTGACTGTGTTTTACTGGTGGTTGATGCGATGGACGGCCCAATGCCGCAAACTCGCTTCGTAACGCAAAAAGCGTTTGACCACGGTCTGCGTCCAATTGTTGTTATTAACAAAGTTGACCGCCCTGGTGCGCGCCCTGATTGGGTTGTTGACCAAGTATTCGACTTATTCGTTAACTTAGGTGCGACGGATGAGCAACTTGATTTCCCTATCGTTTATGCCTCTGCATTAAACGGTATTGCGGGTCTTGATCACACTGATATGGCAGAAGACATGACTCCACTATACGAAGCTATTGTGGAACACGTTGAGCCGCCAAAAGTCGATCTGGAAGGTCCTTTCCAGATGCAAGTTTCCCAATTAGATTACAATAGCTACTTAGGTGTTATTGGTATTGGTCGTATTAAACGTGGTGTTGTGAAACCTAACCAACAAGTCACTGTGATTGATAGCGAAGGTAAAACTCGCAACGGTAAAATTGGTAAAGTTCTGACTCACTTAGGTTTAGAGCGTATCGATTCTCAACAAGCAGAAGCTGGCGACATTGTTGCTCTAACTGGTTTGGGTGAACTGAATATTTCTGACACTATTTGTAACGTTGGTAATGTTGAAGCACTGCCTGCGTTAGCAGTTGATGAGCCAACAGTTAGCATGTTCTATTGCGTTAACACCTCACCATTCTGTGGTCGTGAAGGTAAATACGTGACTTCTCGTCAGATCCTTGACCGTCTGAACAAAGAACTGGTTCATAACGTAGCGTTACGTGTTGAAGAAACTCAAGATCCTGATGCATTCCGTGTTTCTGGTCGTGGTGAGCTACACTTATCTGTTCTGATCGAAAACATGCGTCGTGAAGGTTTTGAGTTGGCAGTGTCTCGTCCTAAAGTTATTTACCGTGAGGTTGATGGACGTAAACAAGAGCCATTTGAGCAAGTCACCTTAGACGTTGAAGAGCAGCACCAAGGCGACGTTATGAAAGCATTGGGTGAGCGTAAAGGTGATCTGCGTGACATGATGCCAGATGGTAAAGGCCGCGTACGTCTTGACTATATCATCCCTAGCCGTGGTTTGATTGGCTTCCGTACTGAATTCATGACAATGACTTCAGGTACAGGTCTACTGTATTCAACATTCAGCCACTATGACGATGTTCGCCCAGGTGAAATCGGTGGCCGTCAAAACGGTGTGTTGATTTCAAATGGTCAAGGTAAAGCAGTTGCTTACGCTCTGTACAGCCTGCAAGATCGCGGTAAATTGTTCTTAGGCCATGGTGCTGAAGTGTATGAAGGCCAAATCATTGGTATTCACTCACGTTCCAATGACCTGACAGTTAACTGCTTAACAGGTAAAAAACTGACTAACATGCGTGCATCAGGTACTGATGAAGCAACCACTTTGTCACCACCAATCAAAATGACTCTGGAACAAGCACTTGAGTTTATTGATGATGATGAATTAGTGGAAGTTACACCACAGTCAATTCGTCTGCGTAAGCGTCACTTGACAGAGAACGATCGCCGTCGTGCAAGTCGTTCAAAAGAAGACTAA